From the genome of Deltaproteobacteria bacterium, one region includes:
- a CDS encoding sugar kinase, with amino-acid sequence MEILVVGTLAIDSVQTPFGLQEEILGGSASYFATAASYFSQVGIVGVIGHDFPQEHLTFFKSRNIDTTGICTLDGKTFRWSGRYDDNLNIAHTLETQLNVLAQFRPELPPNYRDAEYILLGNIDPALQLMVLEQINNPRLVVCDSMNYWIQNPQYRKQLEQVLPHVNVLCINDAETRLLANEYNLVKAAKIIRNMGPRTLIVKRGEYGALLFDQDNIFAAPAFPLEEVRDPTGAGDSFAGGMIGFLAKNQEINANILRQAVAMGSVIASFAVEDFSLERFKRLNLDEINKRFADYKKLTVF; translated from the coding sequence ATGGAGATCTTAGTAGTAGGTACTTTAGCTATAGATTCAGTGCAAACTCCTTTTGGTCTGCAAGAAGAAATTCTGGGTGGTTCTGCATCATATTTTGCTACTGCAGCTTCTTATTTCAGTCAGGTTGGTATTGTTGGTGTTATTGGTCATGACTTTCCCCAAGAACATCTTACTTTTTTCAAAAGTCGCAATATCGATACCACAGGAATATGCACCCTCGATGGCAAAACTTTTCGTTGGAGTGGCCGCTACGATGATAATCTTAACATTGCTCATACTCTTGAGACACAGCTAAATGTTCTGGCGCAATTTCGTCCTGAATTACCGCCAAATTATCGTGACGCTGAATATATTTTATTAGGCAATATTGATCCCGCATTGCAATTAATGGTGCTTGAACAAATTAACAATCCTCGTTTAGTCGTGTGCGATAGTATGAATTATTGGATTCAAAATCCGCAATATCGCAAACAACTAGAACAAGTTTTACCACATGTAAATGTATTATGTATTAACGATGCGGAAACGCGCCTTCTAGCTAATGAATATAATCTCGTAAAGGCAGCCAAAATCATTCGCAATATGGGTCCACGTACTCTCATTGTAAAACGAGGTGAGTATGGCGCTTTATTATTTGATCAAGATAATATTTTTGCGGCACCTGCCTTTCCTCTTGAAGAAGTTCGTGATCCTACTGGAGCTGGAGATTCATTCGCAGGAGGCATGATTGGCTTTCTTGCAAAGAATCAAGAAATAAATGCCAATATATTAAGGCAAGCTGTTGCAATGGGTAGCGTCATTGCTTCATTTGCGGTTGAAGATTTTAGTCTTGAAAGATTTAAACGCCTAAATTTAGATGAAATAAATAAACGTTTCGCGGATTATAAAAAATTGACTGTTTTTTAA